Proteins from one Naumovozyma castellii chromosome 3, complete genome genomic window:
- the NCAS0C00800 gene encoding uncharacterized protein (ancestral locus Anc_8.773) has translation MPNKKRHHADRRDVFGRDISYLASCLPNLDNLRSIDLYSHELESGYSPLHVTLREGHLRKSFQLFKIWQDEMEYLSHKYGGHVLNQMDREGLTPLELYNIELRRSIRKYPKFIAYNKDNILTRNESLTTLITWDNDDDNIPWKIKSDFMKLPMDKNEFQSQYQNGGTHILTLGSNIHCQLGTGNKDNRQKLFQLHINQLQHHTDLTNYNPVRFKDILMTRYHSILVTTDNKVYSCGNGTRGRLGNHNTDNVSQANYAEIMDLNDIDINLVRTSDHHTLLLDGESNLYSWGWNGYNQLGYPTKQHNENTILENVCNPSPKRIPYFENIKLKIIACSKIHSCAVSQDNMVYIWGLNVGQMGNSKPKHITSNIPYKNWEGYIVPKPLIINMSHLVVVQVVCTEFVTFIRTQGNVLHVLSNYCTRTFKIVLPKARSFNELDVFDHFTPREIPSNVVDMKCTNAYGNNIAFQYQCGRIGILNTKKESQEMWSKFSNNLPISLAWIPNWRSRNCHTFNVGSNGALILCTIAGEVFSNSALNGSFEKMYSSKLTSGKCIDIACDSAMDSIIILKQEGQNTPVLYPMDGVISNFSQYSPFCRTSYSKDDIMYGGISHPFQRDRYLSNKKKKSLHTSWRNENLPRVGKAYNLKKDKTFDVEFVDKETGATVAYCHKLVLSSQCKSFVRSLHEENQFSFKNVKVSLRLNSDFDQREWVILIERERDYLAFNDVLKQLLHFLYTNEIPSEQKAYSLLVEMIHGSPYRSALLDATNSLLSMILEPPKQVKQYSFEKPDVVIILKDGKIHAHSLILRTGSLFFSNLLRSKYETIDESGCVEVNLQHINTDHFTYLLKYIYGTQYCDIFKGCFTGTFSENLQKLLDILSITDEFSFESFKSYLEAIISNFINGETVIPILINAHYSDCKVLVLNCTLFICTHLGILFVRDNLPIIHQHFTTIIWNNLENTLRDLKSQSTSIISQYLTWYRDDSIPWLNIFKSNLQYFNENFISKSSKFEPVFDLKLKNINTKTSMENSRRRSSVLETHKNPQLIKNLNVKHLQNNQKTSGSAGTSSVWDKNEPGSSGTTDEEFIPVSKRDKKKIGDLTKKVPETLHSNQSVNISPAKIVLHQSDVSPVNLPSLLVQGNEERETAPETDVNNKKAGIFKKYSQKERKQNIRSEITSDREPEGKQVWKHDRITKENPTSSNTKKNSLPSLLDDDIIDLKTPRKRKDKSTSTVVGDASLTIQGNSDNVRTHLPYKLANYELQDTLGSRPTSDATELVKKLEEKVAAEEFEKWFAEESTRLQKTLNSSHKKKRGKRQLGNELKMIYESSTKMPDIISGDNLDKPKRKIKGKFPSKHKGNKVPLSDLL, from the coding sequence ATGCCCAATAAGAAGCGCCATCATGCTGACCGGAGAGATGTATTCGGTAGAGACATATCATACTTAGCTAGTTGTCTCCCCAATCTGGATAATTTGAGGAGCATCGATCTCTATTCTCATGAACTGGAGAGTGGGTATAGTCCCCTTCATGTCACATTAAGAGAGGGTCACCTAAGGaaatctttccaattatttaaaatatggCAGgatgaaatggaatatttatCACATAAGTATGGTGGTCACGTACTTAACCAAATGGATCGTGAAGGACTCACACCATTAGAACTATACAATATAGAATTAAGGAGGTCAATAAGGAAATATCCCAAATTTATCGCTTACaataaagataatattCTAACTCGAAACGAAAGTCTTACCACTCTAATCACATGGGACAACGATGATGACAATATACCTTGGAAAATTAAATCTGATTTTATGAAGTTACCCATGGATAAGAACGAATTTCAATCCCAATACCAAAATGGTGGAACACATATACTTACTTTGGGGTCCAATATTCACTGTCAGTTAGGAACTGGTAATAAAGATAATAGACAGaaactttttcaattacACATTAATCAATTACAACATCACACAGATTTAACAAACTATAATCCAGTACGATTCAAAGATATTCTAATGACAAGGTACCATTCTATCCTCGTAACCACTGATAATAAGGTATATTCATGCGGGAATGGAACCCGAGGAAGATTAGGGAATCATAACACTGACAACGTTTCTCAAGCAAACTATGCGGAAATTATGGATCTTAATGACATTGATATAAATTTAGTTAGGACGAGTGATCACCATACATTACTGTTAGATGGTGAAAGTAATTTGTACTCATGGGGTTGGAATGGTTACAATCAATTAGGATACCCAACAAAGCAGCACAATGAGAACACTATCTTGGAAAATGTATGCAATCCTTCTCCTAAACGAATAccttattttgaaaatattaaattgaaaatcaTTGCATGTTCAAAAATCCATTCGTGTGCCGTTTCCCAGGATAATATGGTATATATTTGGGGGTTAAATGTGGGCCAAATGGGTAATAGTAAACCAAAACATATTACATCAAATATTCCGTACAAGAATTGGGAAGGATATATTGTACCGAAAcctttaataataaatatgtCGCATTTGGTGGTTGTACAAGTGGTTTGTACCGAATTTGTTACTTTTATTAGAACTCAAGGAAATGTTTTGCATGTTTTGTCAAATTATTGCACAAGAACTTTCAAGATAGTACTTCCCAAGGCTCGCAGTTTCAACGAACTAGATGTGTTTGATCATTTTACGCCACGAGAAATACCAAGCAATGTTGTTGATATGAAATGTACCAACGCATatggtaataatattgCATTCCAATATCAATGTGGTAGGATTGGAATTCTTAATACTAAAAAGGAATCACAAGAAATGTGgtccaaattttcaaataatctacCAATTTCATTGGCATGGATACCGAACTGGAGATCACGAAACTGTCATACATTTAATGTAGGTTCAAATGGTGCTCTGATATTGTGCACTATTGCAGGCGAAGTATTCTCTAATTCAGCTTTAAATGGctcttttgaaaagatgTATAGCAGCAAGCTTACCTCCGGTAAATGTATCGATATTGCTTGTGACTCTGCGATGGattctattattattctgAAACAGGAAGGACAAAACACACCAGTTTTATATCCTATGGATGGTGTTATTAGTAATTTCTCACAGTATTCTCCCTTTTGCAGAACAAGTTATTCAAAAGATGATATTATGTATGGAGGTATCAGCCACCCATTTCAAAGGGATAGGTATTTGAGTaacaaaaagaagaaatcgTTGCACACAAGCTGGCGTAACGAGAATTTACCTCGAGTGGGAAAAGCGTATAATCTCAAAAAGGACAAAACGTTTGACGTTGAATTTGTCGATAAAGAGACAGGGGCTACGGTGGCATACTGCCATAAATTGGTGTTAAGTAGTCAATGCAAATCCTTTGTGAGATCCCTACACGAGGAAAACCAGTTTTCATTTAAAAACGTAAAAGTCTCATTAAGATTAAACTCAGATTTTGATCAGCGCGAATGGGTTATCCTCATTGAAAGAGAGCGAGATTATTTGGCTTTTAATGACGTTTTGAAGCAACTACTTCACTTTCTCTATACTAATGAGATACCATCAGAACAAAAAGCTTATTCTTTATTAGTGGAAATGATACATGGATCGCCTTATCGCTCAGCTTTACTTGACGCTACAAATTCTCTATTGTCAATGATTTTGGAACCTCCTAAGCAAGTAAAACAATACTCCTTTGAGAAACCGGatgttgttattatattaaaaGATGGTAAAATTCACGCACATTCCTTAATATTGAGAACAGGttctcttttcttttcaaatctcCTACGAAGCAAATATGAAACTATTGATGAATCTGGTTGTGTTGAAGTTAACCTTCAGCACATCAATACAGATCATTTCACGTATCTACTTAAATATATCTATGGCACACAATATTGTGATATATTTAAAGGTTGTTTTACAGGAACATTTTCGGAAAACTTACAGAAATTACTGGACATCCTATCTATCACGGATGAGTTTTCCTTTGAATCATTCAAGTCATACCTTGAGGCAATAATTTCtaattttatcaatggaGAAACAGTTATTCCCATATTGATAAACGCACACTATTCGGACTGTAAAGTACTGGTCTTGAATTGTACATTGTTTATTTGTACACATTTAGGGATACTCTTTGTTAGGGATAACTTACCCataattcatcaacatTTTACTACCATAATCTGGAATAATTTAGAAAACACACTGagagatttgaaatctCAGTCAACAAGTATAATTTCTCAATATTTAACGTGGTATAGAGATGATTCTATCCCGTggttgaatatttttaaaagtAATTTACAGTATTTTAACGagaattttatttcaaaaagttCGAAATTCGAACCAGTATTTGACTTAAAACTTAAAAACATTAATACAAAGACTTCGATGGAAAATTCCAGGCGGCGATCATCAGTTCTTGAGACTCACAAGAATCCTCAATTAATCAAGAATCTAAATGTGAAACATCtacaaaataatcaaaaaaCTTCTGGCTCTGCAGGAACAAGTTCGGTCTGGGACAAGAATGAGCCAGGTTCTAGTGGAACtacagatgaagaatttataCCAGTTAGTAAACGagataagaaaaaaattgggGACTTGACCAAAAAAGTGCCAGAAACACTACATTCTAATCAGAGTGTTAATATATCACCAGCCAAGATTGTTTTACATCAATCGGACGTCAGCCCCGTGAATTTACCATCACTGCTGGTTCAGGGAAATGAGGAGAGGGAGACAGCCCCGGAAACAGACGTTAATAACAAAAAGGCAGGTATATTCAAAAAGTACTCtcaaaaagaaagaaagcAGAATATTAGAAGCGAAATTACATCTGATAGAGAACCTGAAGGAAAACAGGTGTGGAAACACGATCGAATAACTAAAGAAAACCCAACTTCATCCaatacaaaaaaaaattcgCTACCGtcattattagatgatgatattatagatttgaaaactcccagaaaaagaaaagacaAATCAACATCTACGGTTGTAGGTGACGCCTCGCTTACAATCCAAGGTAATTCAGACAATGTTCGAACGCATCTTCCTTATAAATTAGCAAATTATGAATTACAAGATACTCTTGGAAGCCGCCCTACATCTGACGCCACTGAATTAGTGAAGAAACTGGAAGAGAAAGTAGCTGCGGAGgagtttgaaaaatggttTGCTGAAGAGAGTACAAGATTGCAAAAAACTTTGAATTCCAGCcacaagaagaaaagaggTAAAAGACAGTTGGgcaatgaattgaaaatgatctATGAAAGCTCTACAAAAATGCCGGATATAATATCGGGAGATAATCTCGATAAACCTAAAAGGAAGATCAAGGGGAAATTTCCAAGTAAACATAAAGGTAATAAAGTGCCTCTTTCAGATTTACTTTAG
- the TAF9 gene encoding chromatin modification protein (ancestral locus Anc_8.771), whose protein sequence is MTTTTTTTQEDTPRDVRLLHLLLAAQSIHQYEDQVPLQLMDFAHRYARGILKDAMVYNDHSAAGPSDTTTGNTTSATGGAKGLTVEDIRLAIASRTQYQFKPTAPKELLLQLAQERNKKSLPQVMGAWGVRLPPEKYCLTAKDWTLTKDDHTNE, encoded by the coding sequence ATGACTACCACGACCACCACCACGCAGGAGGACACCCCCAGAGACGTCCGTCTTCTCCATCTGCTGCTTGCAGCGCAATCCATCCACCAATACGAGGACCAGGTGCCGCTCCAACTCATGGACTTTGCTCACCGCTACGCAAGAGGCATACTCAAGGATGCCATGGTATACAACGACCATTCTGCAGCAGGACCCTCCGATACGACGACAGGCAACACTACGTCCGCCACCGGTGGTGCCAAGGGCCTCACAGTGGAGGACATACGGCTCGCCATCGCTTCAAGAACGCAATACCAATTCAAACCCACCGCTCCAAAGGAACTACTACTACAATTGGCCCAggaaagaaacaagaaatcaTTGCCCCAAGTTATGGGCGCATGGGGGGTCCGTCTACCGCCAGAGAAGTACTGTTTGACCGCTAAGGACTGGACTTTGACCAAGGACGACCATACTAACGAGTGA
- the MBF1 gene encoding multiprotein-bridging factor 1 (ancestral locus Anc_8.770) encodes MSDWDTNTVIGQKARAGGSGPRANVARTQGQINAARRQGLVLSVDKKYGSTNQKGDSEGQRLTKIDRETDIVKPKKLDANVGKTIARVRTEKKLSQKDLATKINEKPTVINDYESARAIPNQQVLGKLERALGVKLRGKDIGQPLFGPKKK; translated from the coding sequence ATGTCTGACTGGGATACCAACACTGTTATCGGCCAAAAGGCCAGAGCCGGCGGGTCTGGGCCAAGAGCCAACGTCGCCAGAACTCAAGGTCAAATCAACGCCGCCAGAAGACAAGGTCTCGTCCTCTCCGTCGACAAGAAGTACGGATCCACAAACCAAAAGGGAGACTCCGAGGGCCAAAGATTGACCAAGATCGACCGTGAGACAGATATCGTCAAGCCAAAGAAACTAGACGCCAACGTCGGGAAGACGATCGCTAGGGTCAGAACCGAGAAGAAATTGTCTCAAAAGGATCTCGCTACCAAGATTAACGAGAAACCTACTGTCATTAACGACTACGAATCTGCAAGAGCCATTCCAAACCAACAAGTCTTGgggaaattggaaagagcCTTGGGTGTCAAGTTGAGAGGGAAGGATATTGGACAACCTTTATTCGgaccaaagaagaagtaa
- the RNA1 gene encoding GTPase-activating protein RNA1 (ancestral locus Anc_8.769): MASLNFTPSYKESETFSLASKALKLTTREDIQPHLDDLAKLTKITKLDLSGNTLGTEASLALSEFISSHDSIKLHIQEINFADLYTSRLVDEVVASLHHLLPVLLTCPHLEILNLSDNAFGLRTIESLESYIAQAVHLKHLILSNNGMGPFAGERIGKALFKLAELKKTQKKPMLETFICGRNRLENGSSLYLALGLKNHGDGLKVVKLYQNGIRPRGIMNLLHYGLQYNKKLEVLDLQDNTFTETASTLLTEYLPQWQNSLVELNLNDCLLKGKGADKVFKVFQDYKFENLQRLKLEYNEIEQDTIEERLIPALENDHFPKLQILELNGNRLDEDSEALDVLQARFEEMELDDLEELDSDEEEEEEEEEEDDKETFQEIDIEPLEKELAATKIDDLAEALSKTTI, translated from the coding sequence ATGGCCTCTTTAAACTTCACTCCCTCCTACAAGGAATCAGAAACTTTTTCTCTAGCCAGCAAGGCCTTAAAACTAACCACAAGAGAAGATATACAACCACATTTGGATGATCTCGCCAAATTAACCAAGATCACCAAATTGGACCTCTCAGGTAACACTCTCGGAACAGAAGCCTCTCTTGCTCTCTCTGAATTCATCTCCTCCCATGACTCCATTAAATTGCacattcaagaaatcaatTTCGCAGATCTATACACCTCGAGATTAGTGGACGAAGTGGTCGCCTCATTGCATCATTTATTGCCCGTCCTACTCACATGTCCtcatttggaaatattgaacTTGTCAGATAATGCATTCGGTTTGAGAACCATCGAATCCCTGGAATCATATATCGCACAAGCGGttcatttgaaacatttgatCCTAAGTAATAATGGGATGGGTCCCTTCGCTGGTGAAAGAATCGGGAAGGCACTCTTCAAATTGGCTGAGTTGAAAAAGACACAAAAGAAACCCATGTTGGAAACTTTCATCTGCGGGAGAAATCGTTTGGAGAATGGTTCCTCTTTGTATTTGGCATTAGGGTTGAAAAATCATGGTGATGGGTTGAAAGTGGTGAAATTGTACCAGAATGGGATTAGACCTCGTGGGATAATGAACTTGTTGCATTACGGGTtacaatataataaaaaattggaagtGTTGGATTTACAAGATAATACTTTCACTGAAACGGCATCCACTCTGTTAACTGAATATTTACCTCAATGGCAAAATTCATTGGTTGagttaaatttgaatgattgTTTATTGAAGGGGAAGGGTGCTGATAAAGTGTTTAAAGTTTTCCAAGATTACaagtttgaaaatttacaaagattgaaattggaatataatgaaattgaacagGATACTATTGAGGAAAGATTAATTCCagctttggaaaatgatcATTTCCCAAAATTGCAAATTTTAGAATTAAACGGGAATAGATTAGATGAAGATTCAGAGGCATTAGATGTTTTGCAAGCACgttttgaagaaatggaattggacgatttggaagaattagatagtgatgaagaagaagaagaagaggaagaagaggaagatgataaggaaactttccaagaaattgacATTGAACCAttagaaaaggaattggCTGCAACCAAGATAGATGATCTAGCTGAAGCATTGTCGAAAACTACCATTTAA
- the RNH1 gene encoding RNA-DNA hybrid ribonuclease (ancestral locus Anc_8.766), producing the protein MAKKGGYYAVQSGRQEGVYSNWNDCKSQVNGYSGATYKRFDTYAEAQAFSNSSGGYSGSALSSSNTSYGTSGGSGSRSSSSSYSESYSTPSYDPIPTYSTPSFSSASKRAPAGKVEKYYSVKSNNPDISSKLFTNWDECKEYVNGQRGLSFKKFDDKVSATSFMKGDTSQVDYDHIGMNSNTFKSTYQIPRPSTSTKYSEKSNIYCDGSALSNGTLSPRAGYGVYFPNEPEKNISARVKSGNQTNNRAEMLAVSEALNTVWTNLSVEGKKVNYQIKTDSEYTAKLLNDRYGSYSKEELKDLPNGDLVVPLVEKFAQVKQYYEVNKDLFDNGGDFKIEWVKGHAGEPGNEIADELARQGASKD; encoded by the coding sequence ATGGCTAAGAAAGGAGGTTATTATGCTGTTCAAAGCGGTAGGCAGGAAGGTGTTTATAGTAATTGGAACGATTGTAAATCTCAAGTTAATGGGTATAGTGGTGCTACCTATAAAAGATTTGATACTTATGCTGAAGCGCAGGCTTTTTCCAATAGTAGTGGGGGATATTCTGGATCCGCACTTTCATCCTCCAATACCTCATATGGCACTAGTGGTGGCAGCGGTAGTAGATCATCTAGTTCAAGTTATTCAGAATCTTATTCCACCCCATCTTACGATCCAATACCAACCTATTCTACTCCATCTTTCTCGAGTGCATCTAAGCGTGCCCCAGCTGGTAAAGTGGAAAAGTATTATTCTGTGAAAAGTAATAATCCTGATATTAGTAGCAAATTATTTACTAATTGGGATGAATGTAAGGAATACGTCAATGGTCAAAGAGGTTTatctttcaagaaatttgacGATAAAGTTAGTGCTACAAGTTTCATGAAAGGTGATACATCCCAAGTTGATTACGATCATATTGGTATGAATAGTAACACTTTCAAATCTACTTACCAAATTCCGCGTCCTTCCACATCtacaaaatattctgaGAAATCGAACATTTATTGTGATGGATCAGCTTTGTCCAATGGTACTTTATCTCCTCGTGCTGGATATGGTGTTTATTTCCCGAATGAGCctgaaaagaatatttcagCTAGAGTTAAAAGTGGGAACCAAACTAACAATAGAGCTGAAATGCTTGCCGTTTCTGAAGCCTTGAATACAGTTTGGACTAATTTAAGTGTTGAAGGGAAGAAAGTCAATTACCAAATTAAGACAGATTCAGAATACACTGccaaattattgaatgataGATACGGTAGTTATTCtaaggaagaattgaaagatttgcCCAACGGTGATTTGGTGGTTCCCCTAGTGGAAAAATTTGCCCAAGTTAAGCAATATTATGAAGTTAACAAGGATTTATTCGATAATGGTGGTGATTTTAAGATTGAATGGGTCAAGGGACATGCCGGTGAACCTGGTAATGAGATTGCTGACGAATTAGCCAGACAAGGTGCTTCCAAGGATTGA
- the TRI1 gene encoding Tri1p (ancestral locus Anc_8.764): MSLDRYVSMIDAILSASNPDEVSPKKIRRALQELFNVDLDAQRKAVNDLIIERFNALQDRPKVKESSNTQTVERSPTLSEEGQVDEDRKFALQLQKEADESRLRKKSRSTTSKKKSSPKVTEDGKEKKKKRKRKDAEGSNSISAKKYVLSEPLQQLIGEKELPRTQVVKMVWSYIKEHNLQNPSDRREIISDELMEPVFGKKMTIFSMHKILSKHLFNKDELVDPTN; encoded by the coding sequence ATGTCGCTAGATAGATATGTCTCCATGATAGATGCCATACTGAGTGCATCAAATCCCGATGAAGTGAGTCCCAAGAAAATCAGAAGGGCATTGCAAGAGCTATTCAACGTGGATTTGGATGCTCAACGGAAGGCAGTTAACGATCTAATCATTGAGAGATTTAATGCTTTACAAGATAGACCCAAAGTGAAAGAATCATCAAACACTCAAACCGTGGAGAGGTCGCCTACGCTGTCTGAAGAAGGACAAGTAGATGAAGATAGAAAATTTGCACTTCAACTGCAAAAGGAAGCTGACGAATCCAGGCTACGTAAAAAATCAAGAAGTACTACGTCTAAAAAGAAGAGTTCACCCAAGGTAACTGAAGATGGaaaggagaagaaaaagaagagaaagagaaaggaTGCTGAAGGTTCCAACAGTATTAGTGCGAAGAAGTACGTATTAAGTGAGCCACTACAGCAACTTATAGGTGAGAAGGAACTTCCTAGAACCCAGGTGGTAAAAATGGTATGGAGTTATATAAAGGAACataatcttcaaaatcCAAGTGATCGTCGAGAGATTATAAGTGACGAACTAATGGAACCAGTATTTGGTAAAAAAATGACCATTTTCTCAATGCATAAAATATTGTCAAAGCATCTATTTAATAAGGATGAACTTGTCGATCCCACCAATTAG
- the FUS2 gene encoding Fus2p (ancestral locus Anc_8.762), with protein sequence MFKTSKLFDDLHYPATDSLTPIRDYKNDYFHRDDNKLPNVTRFPVLNNSTKISSHLKDTTNFYENIKRPASLDLSEIGEPLNKKLYSPLNLDRFQKVVQLETPTNEGTTVPLLDIIRRLYESELEYAEFLTIADSAYRKTLHEITTFRDKLLRKDSNEELLLFGNLDTISSISIIFSTSLKNLLLKNNSQEALDNETWRTINTSMVNGSISSSLLNIAEPFENNLLRIKSTYLNYSVMNEKRLNLFKKLKSDNSDLFNAWYESCLKIGNLQKLEDIFKRPINRVNEWILILNDLISASKEATHTSNYERLIETRNRYKDFQKHIREQADEYNGNTMYNFSLTPNEIIQSYDNAICSPKHDQPQVVVYPPLNDAIPYTDSFAANTYGSLQSRRSLSVASTSSSHYSSNNGSVDLKDHSNKENICKDSVFQPPQLTLNDHIHKFKHIHKKLKILVGLIGNLDFHAVLDFNLRLGKTWKKMLDFDHPHDSHDTKYSRYMDTILKLKEQETILKLTDLETTVLLPLARMGKYCEVVKLRLKDLKSLKKDYMIYLQERKTKIHDVKRDVIGKHFENMQRQLTDELPIFIDLFHRIFEVVVINYSQVMLKYLETMSGGEADLSQDVSSLQKKNFDILEAFSESRYNTKRAIRENWSFPGDPSGSRVVRKLFEL encoded by the coding sequence ATGTTTAAAACCTCAAAATTGTTTGACGATCTCCACTACCCTGCTACGGACTCACTCACCCCAATCCGTGACTACAAAAACGATTACTTCCACCGTGATGACAATAAACTACCGAATGTCACAAGGTTTCCTGTCCTAAACAATTCAACCAAAATTAGCTCTCACTTAAAGGATACCACAAACTTTTACGAAAACATTAAGAGACCAGCAAGTTTAGATCTTAGTGAAATTGGAGAACCTCtcaataaaaaattatacTCACCCTTAAATTTAGACagatttcaaaaagttGTGCAGTTAGAAACACCCACAAACGAAGGTACAACTGTTCCTTTACTTGATATTATTCGAAGATTGTACGAATCAGAATTAGAATATGCTGAATTTCTCACAATTGCCGATTCTGCCTATAGGAAGACTCTACATGAAATTACAACGTTTAGAGACAAACTCCTTAGAAAGGattcaaatgaagaattattattatttggcAATTTGGACACCATTTCTTCGATCAGTATCATTTTCTCGACATCTCTGAAAAACCTGTtgttaaaaaataatagtCAAGAAGCCTTAGATAATGAGACCTGGAGAACTATCAATACCTCAATGGTAAACGGTAGTATATCTTCAAGCTTACTTAATATTGCGGAACCATTCGAAAACAATCTTCTAAGAATTAAGTCCACATATCTGAATTATTCTGTCATGAACGAAAAACGCTTAAacttattcaaaaaattaaagtCGGATAATAGTGATCTATTCAATGCTTGGTATGAAAGTTGTCttaaaattggaaatcttcaaaagttagaagatattttcaaaaggCCAATAAATAGAGTGAATGAGTGGATATTAATCTTGAATGACTTGATTTCGGCGTCAAAAGAAGCCACACATACGAGTAATTATGAAAGACTAATAGAAACTAGAAACCGGTACAAGGATTTCCAGAAGCATATTAGGGAACAGGCAGATGAATATAATGGGAATACGATGTATAATTTTAGCCTTACaccaaatgaaataattcaaagttATGATAATGCTATCTGTTCACCAAAACATGACCAACCTCAAGTAGTTGTATACCCACCTTTGAATGATGCCATTCCCTATACAGATAGTTTTGCAGCTAACACTTATGGAAGTCTTCAGAGTCGTCGTTCTCTTTCCGTGGCATCTACTTCATCTAGTCACTACTCCAGTAATAATGGTTCAGTTGACTTAAAAgatcattcaaataaagaaaatatatgcAAGGATAGTGTTTTTCAACCGCCACAACTTACCTTGAATGATCATATCCATAAATTTAAGCATATCCataagaaattgaaaatactCGTTGGACTAATTGGAAATCTTGATTTCCACGCTGTTTTGGATTTTAACTTAAGGCTTGGGAAAACTTGGAAAAAGATGTTAGACTTTGACCATCCACATGACAGCCATGATACCAAATATTCACGATATATGGACACTATTCTCAAATTAAAAGAACAGGAGACTATCTTGAAATTGACTGACTTAGAGACCACAGTGTTGCTCCCATTGGCAAGAATGGGGAAGTATTGCGAAGTTGTAAAATTGAGgttgaaagatttgaaaagtttaaaaaaagattatatgatttatttacaGGAGAGGAAGACAAAAATTCACGATGTGAAAAGGGACGTTATAGGAaaacattttgaaaatatgcAAAGGCAATTGACAGACGAGTTACCAATATTCATTGATCTTTTTCATCGGATCTTTGAGGTTGTTGTAATTAACTATAGCCAAGTTATGTTAAAATATCTTGAAACAATGAGTGGAGGAGAAGCTGATCTCTCTCAGGATGTTTCTTCGTTacagaaaaagaatttcGATATTTTGGAGGCCTTTTCAGAATCACGTTATAATACCAAGAGAGCAATAAGGGAAAATTGGAGTTTCCCTGGCGACCCCAGTGGGAGTAGAGTAGTACGTAAACTATTTGAATTATGA